The genomic segment AATACTCCTATGTTCTGACAACACACACTGATAAAGGTCATGTACATAACCATTTAATTTTCTGTTCTGCAGATAACATCACTTTTTCTCATTACCATGACTGTAAAAAGAATTACTGGAAAATACGAAATCTCAGCGACACTTTATGCCAGGAACATAACCTGTCCACAATTATGCCAAATGGTAAAAAGGGAATGAAATACAATGAATGGGCTGCAAATAAATCTGAATCCAGTAAAAAAACGCAGCTGCGAAAAGATATAAACCAGACAATCCGAATCGTTTCCACTTATTCAGAATTTCTTACATTTATGGAAGCTAAAGGATATGAAATAAAAAACGCAGAATTTGGCGAAAACAGCAGAAAATACATTACCTTTCGTTCTCCCGATATGTCCCGTCCAGTGCGTGGAAGTGCTAAATCTTTAGGAAAAAACTTTACTAAGGAACGTATCAAAGAACGCATTAATAATAAGCTTCACAGAACTACTGTTCCTTCTGTTCGTAATAAGTTAATAGACACCAACACTCCCAATATAGCAGGAAACATTGGACTTCAGAAATGGGCAAATAAGGAAAATTTAAAAATTGTCTCTGCTGAATATAACAAGATGCTCACACATAATCTACATAATTTTTCAGAACTTGAAGACCGCATAGCCTTGTTACATATGCAGCAAAAAGAGGTAAATACCTCTGTTGTTTCTCTCGAGTCTCAGATACGTCATCTTCGAGAAATGCTAAAATATGCCAAACAATATCAGAAAAATAAAATTTACGATGACCATTATAAAAGTTCCAAAGATCCGGATCGTTATTTCCGTAAATATGAATCTCAAATTATTCTTTTCGCTGGTGCTGAACATATTTTACAGGAAAATGGCATGGACCTGAAGCATCTTAATACCAATAAGTTACAGGAGCAACTTTCAGATCTTATTTCCCAAAAAAAATCACTAAATACTCAATATGTTTCTTTTAAGCAAGAAATAAAAGAGTTGGAATTGATACATCAAAATCTGTCCAAATATCTCAAACAGGATGCTCCTGAAATACAAAGATCTTCTCATAACAAACTCCCTTCTTTGTAAAACCATAATAATAGGCAGCGATTTCACTTGCTGCCTAAATTCCCGTTAAACCGATATCCTACACCTCGTACTGTTTGTATATATAATGGTTGTCCAGGATCATCTTCTATTTTTTCTCTGATATTGCAGATATGTCGCATAACCACATTATAATCACCGGAATAAGGTTCATTCCATACCAGATCATAAACCATTTCTTTTCCAAATATTCTACCTGGACTTTTCGCTAAAAGAAGTAAAATATCATATTCATATTTTGAAAGATGAACATCACTATCATTCTTTTTAACAATTCGTTCCTGTAGATATATTTTTAATTCTCCAAACCTTATAATTTCCGGTATGAATTGGTTTTTATGTTCCCAGCTAGTCAATATGTTTTCACTTATGCTTCCATTAGCATCTGTGATTCTCTCAATAATTTCTATCTTTTTCACCTTTATTGCCTCTACATTATTAATTTTAGATTCTATTTATCTAAATCTTTTTTCTTTATCTATCCATAAGTCCGCGAATGCTGGAATATCCCGTATTTACGGACTTTTTTTCACTTTTCAATAGGTCGATACCATACTTAACTCCGCATATTTCCGCTTCATTCTGCTTTCAAAAGTAGTAAATCGGTAGTAATCCAGCCTTTTACTACTAAGCTACAAATCGCTGTAATTCTGATTTTACCGTTTCAAGTGAAGCGTGAGTGTAGAGGTTCAATGTGATTGTGATATTGGAATGTCCCATGACATATTGCAGTGCTTTTGGGTTCATTCCTGCGTTGGCTAACCTTGTGCAGAATGTATGACGCATGACATGTGGATGTGTCAAGTATAGGACAAAAAAAATTTTATTTTTTTCTGCCGAAGACTATCTGACGCTTCCATCAGGTAGTCCCAGCACCTTTATTATCTTTTGATAAGTCATTCTTGTCCTGCTCAAGTTATCTCTGTTCTGAAAAAATATCGTCAAAATTCCATTCGATTTCAATTTCATCCTGACTATGAACACGGATCACCTTGATAACCTCACGCAGCTTCTCTGTATCGAACTTCTGAATTCCCAAGAAATCTTTTAGTTTTATTTTATCAGAAAGTTCATTTTGTTCAAGAAGCTTTTTACTATTCTTCGCATCTTCTATCTTTCGTTTTATTTCATCCAGCTGTACACTTATCTTTTCAGCTCTCTGCTTATACGAATCACGATCTATACGACCATCTTTGTAATCATCATAGAGTTTCATCTTTTCCGAGGTCAACTGTCGGCTCTGTTTTTGCAATTCTGTAGTATTGATCTCTTTGTATTCACATTGTCTTTTGGAAGATACTTTCTTTCCTTTTTTCAACATTGACGCTGCATACTGACGGACAAGCCCAAGGATATTCTCCTCCATCGGTTCCCTACGAATCACCAGACTTCGGCACACAGGATCACCATTGGTTCTGGCATCTGAACATTTCAGCAGATGCTCTGTTTCTTTTAACAGAGAATGCCCACAGTTGGCACATATCAGCAAGGCCGGCTGTTTTTTACGTCTTTCCAGAGTAAAATTGGTGCGTGATTCTGCAACACTTCTCTTCTTTTTCGGATGCATTTCATTTGCTTTTTCAAACAATTCCCTGTCTATAATTGCCGTATGATGATTTTCCAGGCGAACCCATTCTGTTTCATCATTCAGAACTGCTTTATGGCCCGTATGCATACTGCAACGTGTTTTGCCCCAGATTCTGGTTCCAATATAAATCTCATCCCGGACGATTGCCGATACTGTCGTAGGGCTCCAGTGTTTCTTTTTGATCGTGTCAAACCTCTGGAACTGCACCTGATCCCCTCTTGATAATTTCTGCTCATCACAAGTAGCAATCGCCTGTGCTGCTGATAAAGCACAATCAAGTTATAGTCGTCAGACAGAGAGCCAGTCTTAATTCCGCATACATTTTCGTTGTAATATTCGGATGTCGGATCAAGGAAGGCGTTTGTATTCTGCCATATTTGTGTACTGCCATCAGGCAGTGTTGCCGTATAAGTGTTTTGAGATACAATTTCTCTAAACCACGAGTATTCCAACAACCGATATACTACTTCTTTCAAATCTAAAGTGGTGGTAAGTGCCTCCATATCAAAACCACTCGGATCATATAAAACTGTGTCTAAGTACCCCTGCTGTTGCAAATGCAGGTTTAAGTTCTCCATGAAAATCCTCACACGCTCTTGACAGCTTTCTGCTTGCGGCGAAAGTAATCCTCCACAATAATCAGCAACCACATAAGCTGCGTCATTCCCTGACGGTACTAACATTGCCGCAAATAGATTGTGTAAAAAGTATTCTTTTTCCTTGATTTGAGCAACAGACGAGCCAGGTTTCGTGAGTGAAATAGCACCATAGTCTGCAACAACGATACTATCAAGGTCTGCTAAAGTTGACGCATACTCAATAACAAACAGCTTGGCTAAACTTGCAGGAATTTGTGGCTCGTTCTCGTTTTTTGAAACAAATATTTCATCATCAGAACAATCCACCAAAATCAGCGATTTTGCATTATAAGAGTCAGGAAAATCTTCTTTGTAGAGAAAACCATTTATTTTATTCTTTACCTCTCTGAAATTTTCCGGCTGCATTGCCCACGGCACAAACATTATACCTATGCCGATACAAACTACAAGCAAAAACAAAAATACTCCAAATCGTTTTTTCTTACGGCGTTTTCTCTGCATATATGTGCTCACCTCCCAACACCAAAACTCCTATGTGCCATTTTTAATCGGCATAATTTGCCTGAATACACTCTGTAAATCCAGACGGATCTCCCAACTTAGCTTTATCAATATTATCACGAAGATATTTGCGTGTGGCGTCATCACAGCGATCTGTTCCCATATAAGGCATATCAAAGGCTTTTTCGAGTTCAGCTAAGGCTTTTGCCGCCCTTTCCGAATTCGTATTGTAAGTATCAAGCCATTCCTGCATCCAAGAATATTCCCAAAGGTTAGATGCTCTTGTATCGCCATATCCTATCTGAAAAGACGCTCCCGTATCTTCGCCTTCCAAAGCATCAGGCGGCGTAAAGCCCTCCGGCCAATTCAAACTCTCAATGGTCGTTAGGTATTCTTCTTCAATGGTAGCAAAGTCCGTGAAACCTCTTGTGTTTGTGTCGGAGTCCGAAGAAGTGGAGCAGCCTGCCAGCATAATCACCAGCAAAGAAATCATAACACACAATAACAGTCTGTACGGTCTTTCGGATTTTGAGATTGTTCGTTTCATTTTGTTTCCTCCTTGAATTGAGTTTTATTATCTAAGAGCCAATGCAGGCTCTAATTTTGCTGCTTTCAATGCTGGTAATAATCCGCCCAATAATGCTGTAAGCACAGACACAGCAACTGCAACAACAGCAACGCTGATTGGATAACTCGGTGTTCCCACCGGGGAATCCACAGGGAGCAACGCTCCAATACAATGCACCAAAATCAGCGAAATCAAAATAGCTGCAAGGCAAACGAATATTGATAAAATCAACTGTGAGCCTAAAACCAATGCCACAATATTTGTTCGTGAAGCACCTATCGCTCTGCGGATCAGCAACTCATGTGTGCGCTGTTCCAATGAAGATAGTCCGATATTGATCTGCCCTAATACGGAAACAAACAGCAACAAAAGCGAAGTAACCAAAAGCCCTAATTGCAGTATGGACAATACCGAATCATAGGTATCTCCAATATCACTCCGCCCAGCACTTTCCCAGTAACCGCCAATGGTATCAGTCAAAATGTCGCCAAGGGCAGAATGTATCTGTTCGATTGTCAGTCCTGTTGTGGGATGCCAATACACATTTGCATTTTGTACTTGCCACATTGCTGGTGCGAAATTGAGGATCGCCGCAGAATCCGCATAGATAGTCGGAAAATCCCTGCCATCGTTTACTACTCCGACAATATTGAATGGGGTTAACGAAAGTGTGCTTTTTACATTTCCTGCAGCATAGGGCGAATCATTAAAATAGTTTTTAGCTTCTTTGTTTATGACCACTTCAAGCGAGCCGCCCTCACTCGAAGGCTCTAACCATCTACCGGATGTCATTGGAAGATTATAGACTTGACTATATGCCTCCGTGGTGCAAACTAAATCAAAAGCCATCAGGTTTTGGTAAACATCATTCGGCGGTATTGGCGTTAAATCTTTCATTGGTGCAAATCGAATATCTTCTCCCATAGAAAAAGTAACAGCGGCTACATCATCAATGGCTTCAAATCTCTGGAATAATTGTTCCATTTTATTTCTATCGTGAAAATCGGATTCCGTTATCACGAATGAGTAAGTAGGTGACCAGCCATATACCTGTGCGTTTACGAAAATCAAATACTCCCGTCCAAGCGTACCAACTAATACCGATCCAAGCATTGCGATAATGCCTACAAGCATTGAAACACTTGTCAGAATACTTCTAAGTGGAGACAGACGAAGGTCTTTAAGTATCATTTTTAGCACAAGTTATCCTCCCTCCATCCATTTCAAAAATCGTATCACAGGTATCTGCAATATCAGGATCGTGCGTAACCAACAGCAGCATAATTCCATTTTCTTTTACGACGCTGTGCAACAGTTCCATAATCTGCGTTCCCGTCTTTTTATCCAACGCTCCCGTAGGCTCATCACATAAAATGGCTTCCGGAGATACTGCAAGCGCCCTTGCGATTGCAACTCTTTGTTGTTCACCGCCGGACAAATTGATTGGGTAATCATTTTCCTTGCTTTCTAAGCCGACACTTTTTAGCAAGCCTGTAATTATCTCGTGACGCTGTTTGGCGGTAAACGACTTTTTGGCATAGAGTAGGGGTAATTCGATATTTTCCCATACCCGCAAGTGCTTAATCAGAGAGTAGTTCTGAAATACAAATCCGATATTATTGGCTCGCAGTATAGACAGATCACGGTCTTTCAAAGCAGAAATAGATATACCATCATAAAGGTACTCGCCCTCATATTCCCGATTTAACAAGCCAATAATGGATATAAGGCTTGTTTTGCCTGAGCCGGACTTTCCGACAATGGCATAACTGCGCCCTCGTTGCAATTCCATATTAGCGTTGGTTACTGTTGTCAGCATATCGCCATTATTCAATTTGACGCTTGCTTTCAAATCCTTTATTTTGATTAAAGTCTTTTCGGAAATTCCTTTCATTTTATCAAATCCCCCTCGGATCAAGGTTTGGCGGAGTAGCAGAAACTACATCGCCCTCCTCTAAGCCGGACAGTATTTCTATATTGGCTCCGTCTGTCACACCCAATGTCACTTTTGTTTCCACTCTTTCTCCATTCGGAGTAATTACAGTAACCAATCCCGTCCCTTGTCTACCCGCTATTACCGACAGCGGCAATATAAGGACATCATTTCTCGTTGTCGCCGTTATGACTACCGTTGCACTTTGCCCCGATTTCACATCGACTGTTTGACTGATCAAGCATTGCAGAATGCCCTCTTGCGGCACGATTCCCGTAAACGCATTTTCATCTGCGGCAGGCGACACCACGGCAATCATATCGGTTGGTCCTACACCATCATATACTTGAAATTTTGCTTTCAACTCTGCATACTCCGGTAAGGTACTCAAAAAATTATCTGCCTCTACATTGAGGGCAAATCCTGTATAATGCACTATCGCTACGGGATAATTACTCGGTACGCTTTCATTGGATGGGGCAATAGAGGTAATTGTACCATCCACCGGAGATTTCAATTCTTTGCCGTTCACAGTTCCAATAATTTGCCCGGCAGTGATTTTTTCTTCTAATTCTACCGCTGTATTAAATATGCCATTTTCGGGTGAGGAAATAATAAACGGTACTGCCGGAACAATAGTCGTTTGCGTTGAAACGGTTGGAGTAATTGTCCCTCGTACAACTGATACCGTTTTTTCTGCGGATGTTGCGCTATCTGTAAGATTGTTTTCGTCTGTCTGCCCAATTGCAGAGCAGGCAGATAGCGTAAATACAAGAAACAAAATAGAACATAGCAGCATTTGTTTTCTTAGCAACTTCATCATTCCTCCTTATGCTGTATCACAAAAAATACGAGCCTCTATCTTGATACTTTTATTGTACCAAAACAAAAGCCCGTATTTTCTTGATTGCTCGTAAGATATTCCTCTTTTTTTCTATGCAAATTCTTACAATTTTCCTACGCCAACGGCAAAGTAATTGAAAACTTGTTTTGATCCTCTTGGCTCTCTGCAACGATTGTACCATTGTGTAGTTCAACAATCTGCTTTGCAATCGCCAAACCTAATCCAGCTCCTCCACTGCTTGTACTTCTCGCTGCGTCAAGCCGATAAAACTGCTCGAAAATCCTGTTTAACTTTTCTTCCGGCAGAGTATCGCCGTGGTTACAAAAAATAATGCTGACCGTATCTTCCTGACATTGTGCGCTGATCGTGATATCCGTATTTTCAAAACTGTAGATAACCGCATTTCTCAAAAGGTTATCAAAAACACGCTGAATTTTGTCTGCGTCACATCGAAGCATTATATCATCATCAACACAAAGATTACATTGCAAATTCTTTGATTTGAGCATAGGCTTAAATTCATATACAAGTTGCTCCAGCAGGCGAGTTAAATTGATTTTCGTGTATTGTAATGTAATATCGTATATATTGAATCGTGTTATCTCGAAAAACTCGTTAATCAGATCCTCTAACCGTTCTGCCTTACCAAGAGTGATTGAAAGGTACTTTTCTCGAAGTTCCTTTGAGATTTGCGACTCATCACGCAGTAAAGTAAGATACCCGATTACAGAAGAAAGCGGTGTTTTCAAATCGTGTGCAAGATACATAATCAGGTCATTTTTTCGCTGCTCATTTTCTTTTGCAAGCCTTGCATTACTTTCAGCCTCTTGTTTTAACTGATTGATGTTAGCGGCGATTTCACTCAACTCCGGGGACATTTCAATGTAACTGACATTCTGATCGAACATTTTTCCTGTCGCAGCCTGTACCTCGTACACATAGGCGACTACTTTTTTCAAAAGTAGGTATGTCAAGTATATAATACAGCCACCCCACACGATTACAGCCACTATATAAAGATATACTGTTCTGTAATATAAGTAATAATACAAAACATACTTGCGGAGAATTTCCTCTGCCATAATTCCTAAAAGAAAAGTACCGCCAAAAATAAGCACAGAGCAAATCGCACATTGAATTACATACCCTTTGAACAAGGTAGAGAGCAGATAGTTTTTTTCTTTTTTATTCAATTTCATACCCTACCCCCCAAACAGTTTTAATGAACTTCGGATTTTTTGAAGGTTCATTCAATTTTTCCCGAAGCCGCCCAATGTGCGCCATTACCGTATTGTTACTGTTGCGAAGATACTTTTCTTTCCACACGGCTTCAAATAATTCCTCCGAGGCGACAACTTTACCCTGATGTTCGCACAGATACCACAGAATAGAAAACTCCAAC from the Blautia wexlerae DSM 19850 genome contains:
- a CDS encoding winged helix-turn-helix domain-containing protein; its protein translation is MKKIEIIERITDANGSISENILTSWEHKNQFIPEIIRFGELKIYLQERIVKKNDSDVHLSKYEYDILLLLAKSPGRIFGKEMVYDLVWNEPYSGDYNVVMRHICNIREKIEDDPGQPLYIQTVRGVGYRFNGNLGSK
- a CDS encoding recombinase family protein; translation: MVRDEIYIGTRIWGKTRCSMHTGHKAVLNDETEWVRLENHHTAIIDRELFEKANEMHPKKKRSVAESRTNFTLERRKKQPALLICANCGHSLLKETEHLLKCSDARTNGDPVCRSLVIRREPMEENILGLVRQYAASMLKKGKKVSSKRQCEYKEINTTELQKQSRQLTSEKMKLYDDYKDGRIDRDSYKQRAEKISVQLDEIKRKIEDAKNSKKLLEQNELSDKIKLKDFLGIQKFDTEKLREVIKVIRVHSQDEIEIEWNFDDIFSEQR
- a CDS encoding ABC transporter permease, which codes for MILKDLRLSPLRSILTSVSMLVGIIAMLGSVLVGTLGREYLIFVNAQVYGWSPTYSFVITESDFHDRNKMEQLFQRFEAIDDVAAVTFSMGEDIRFAPMKDLTPIPPNDVYQNLMAFDLVCTTEAYSQVYNLPMTSGRWLEPSSEGGSLEVVINKEAKNYFNDSPYAAGNVKSTLSLTPFNIVGVVNDGRDFPTIYADSAAILNFAPAMWQVQNANVYWHPTTGLTIEQIHSALGDILTDTIGGYWESAGRSDIGDTYDSVLSILQLGLLVTSLLLLFVSVLGQINIGLSSLEQRTHELLIRRAIGASRTNIVALVLGSQLILSIFVCLAAILISLILVHCIGALLPVDSPVGTPSYPISVAVVAVAVSVLTALLGGLLPALKAAKLEPALALR
- a CDS encoding ABC transporter ATP-binding protein, with the translated sequence MKGISEKTLIKIKDLKASVKLNNGDMLTTVTNANMELQRGRSYAIVGKSGSGKTSLISIIGLLNREYEGEYLYDGISISALKDRDLSILRANNIGFVFQNYSLIKHLRVWENIELPLLYAKKSFTAKQRHEIITGLLKSVGLESKENDYPINLSGGEQQRVAIARALAVSPEAILCDEPTGALDKKTGTQIMELLHSVVKENGIMLLLVTHDPDIADTCDTIFEMDGGRITCAKNDT
- a CDS encoding sensor histidine kinase; translation: MKLNKKEKNYLLSTLFKGYVIQCAICSVLIFGGTFLLGIMAEEILRKYVLYYYLYYRTVYLYIVAVIVWGGCIIYLTYLLLKKVVAYVYEVQAATGKMFDQNVSYIEMSPELSEIAANINQLKQEAESNARLAKENEQRKNDLIMYLAHDLKTPLSSVIGYLTLLRDESQISKELREKYLSITLGKAERLEDLINEFFEITRFNIYDITLQYTKINLTRLLEQLVYEFKPMLKSKNLQCNLCVDDDIMLRCDADKIQRVFDNLLRNAVIYSFENTDITISAQCQEDTVSIIFCNHGDTLPEEKLNRIFEQFYRLDAARSTSSGGAGLGLAIAKQIVELHNGTIVAESQEDQNKFSITLPLA